A single genomic interval of Pseudomonas sp. FeN3W harbors:
- the mobH gene encoding MobH family relaxase codes for MLSLFQRKRPPVTAPSPAPATDLPKGLLRPESAASLLATPRRQKLLEHIWQRTSLSRRQFATLYRTPLERYAELVQQFPASESHHHAYPGGMLDHGLEIVAYALKLRQSHLLPIGASPEDQAAQSEAWTAAVAYAALLHDIGKVAVDLLVELADGSLWHPWHGPLHQSYRFRYREDREYRLHSAATGLLYRQLLDGPLLDWLSGYPSLWAPLLYVLAGQYEHAGVLGELVVQADRASVAQELGGDPARAMAAPRHALQRKLLDGLRLLLKEQLKLNQPEASDGWLTEDGLWLVSKTVSDKLRAHLLSQGIDGIPANNTAVFNVLQDHGMLQPTSDGKAVWRATVTSATGWSYSFTLLRLAPALIWESGERPALFAGTVAIDTTPAEINGSAPGTPPAVVGQPAPEGQETPPWECPRSDTALPTAAPPVPDVMEDMLPMVGLDGTADMGKSEEPVEKVPAQPDVPAPTTAAASPLPLTPAPGPASTPIVAIPSGEHFMTWLQQGVAARRLIINDAKALVHTVSDTAYLVSPGVFQRYAQEHPQVDALARQDKQQDWQWVQKRFEKLQLHRKHPNGLNIWTCEVTGPRKSRRLHSYLLENGSLVFAEIPPNNPYLALTQEG; via the coding sequence ATGCTCTCCCTGTTCCAGCGAAAACGGCCTCCGGTCACTGCACCATCACCAGCGCCCGCCACCGACCTCCCCAAAGGGCTGCTACGGCCCGAATCGGCCGCATCGCTGCTGGCGACACCGCGCCGACAGAAGCTGCTGGAACACATCTGGCAGCGCACGTCGCTGTCGCGCCGGCAGTTCGCCACGCTGTACCGCACGCCGCTGGAGCGCTACGCCGAGCTGGTCCAGCAATTCCCCGCTTCCGAGAGCCATCATCACGCTTACCCCGGCGGCATGCTGGATCACGGGTTGGAGATCGTCGCCTATGCGCTCAAGCTGCGGCAGTCCCATCTGTTGCCCATCGGCGCCAGCCCCGAAGACCAGGCGGCGCAGTCGGAAGCCTGGACCGCCGCCGTTGCTTACGCCGCGCTGCTGCACGACATCGGCAAGGTGGCCGTCGATCTGCTGGTCGAGCTGGCAGACGGCTCGCTGTGGCATCCCTGGCACGGCCCGCTGCACCAGTCGTACCGCTTCCGCTACCGCGAAGACCGCGAGTACCGGTTGCACAGCGCCGCAACAGGGCTGCTCTACCGCCAATTGCTCGATGGTCCGCTCCTAGACTGGCTCAGCGGCTATCCGTCTCTGTGGGCACCATTGCTCTACGTCTTGGCCGGGCAGTACGAGCACGCCGGCGTGCTGGGTGAACTGGTCGTGCAGGCTGATCGCGCTTCTGTGGCACAGGAACTGGGCGGCGATCCCGCGCGCGCCATGGCCGCGCCCAGGCACGCGCTGCAACGCAAGCTGCTGGACGGGCTGCGCTTGCTGCTCAAGGAACAGTTGAAGCTGAATCAGCCGGAAGCCTCCGATGGCTGGCTCACTGAGGATGGGCTGTGGCTGGTGAGCAAGACTGTCTCGGACAAGCTGCGCGCGCACCTGCTGTCTCAGGGGATCGACGGCATTCCTGCGAACAACACCGCCGTCTTCAACGTGCTGCAGGACCACGGCATGCTCCAGCCTACCTCAGACGGCAAGGCGGTCTGGCGCGCGACCGTGACCAGTGCGACCGGCTGGTCCTACTCGTTCACCCTGTTGCGCCTCGCGCCCGCGCTGATCTGGGAATCCGGCGAGCGGCCAGCGCTTTTCGCAGGCACGGTGGCGATCGACACGACGCCAGCGGAAATCAACGGCAGTGCACCAGGCACACCGCCCGCGGTCGTGGGGCAGCCAGCACCCGAAGGTCAGGAGACTCCCCCTTGGGAATGCCCTCGCAGCGATACCGCCTTGCCGACTGCGGCCCCGCCCGTGCCCGACGTCATGGAGGACATGCTGCCGATGGTTGGATTGGATGGCACGGCCGACATGGGGAAGAGTGAAGAGCCAGTGGAGAAAGTCCCTGCCCAGCCTGACGTTCCTGCCCCAACCACAGCCGCAGCGTCTCCCTTGCCACTTACCCCTGCGCCTGGACCTGCATCAACTCCAATAGTCGCGATACCATCCGGGGAGCATTTCATGACGTGGCTGCAACAGGGAGTCGCCGCGCGGCGACTCATCATCAACGACGCCAAGGCGCTCGTGCATACGGTGAGCGACACCGCCTACCTGGTCAGTCCCGGCGTGTTCCAGCGCTATGCGCAGGAACATCCCCAGGTGGATGCGCTAGCCAGGCAGGACAAGCAACAGGATTGGCAGTGGGTGCAAAAGCGCTTTGAGAAACTGCAGCTACACCGCAAGCACCCAAATGGCCTGAACATTTGGACCTGTGAAGTCACGGGCCCGAGGAAGTCCCGCCGACTGCATAGCTACCTCCTCGAAAATGGGTCCTTGGTATTCGCCGAAATACCGCCCAACAATCCCTATCTTGCTCTGACTCAGGAAGGATGA
- a CDS encoding aldehyde dehydrogenase family protein — translation MKDSSDTHPNHLPDSSYGLFIDNQWVSDEYGETLDIINPANGKILTNIPNATAADVDRAVQAAQRAFMTWRTTSPAERANALLKIADLLEADADRFAVLETLDVGKPIRESRSVDIPLAIDHFRYFAGVIRSQSDEAVMLDEQTLSIALSEPLGVVGQVIPWNFPLLMAAWKIAPAIAAGNTVVIKPSELTPVTILELAKIFAKVLPAGVVNIVTGLGTTVGQALLDHPDLRKLAFTGSTRVGELVANAAAKKIIPATLELGGKSANIVFPDANWDKAVEGAVLAILWNQGQVCESGARLFVHESIYERFLAELKHKFEAVRVGDPLNPDTMMGAQVSKSQMERILGYVDIAKQEGAEVLIGGGRLTGANYDAGFFIQPTILVGVRNDMRVAYEEIFGPVLCVIPFKDEAEVIAMANDSEYGLAGAVWTQDINRALRVARAVETGRMWVNTYHEIPAHAPFGGYKKSGLGRETHKSMLEAYSQKKNIYVSLNEAPLGLF, via the coding sequence ATGAAAGATTCCAGCGATACCCATCCGAATCACCTTCCCGACAGCAGCTACGGCCTGTTTATTGACAACCAGTGGGTTTCGGACGAATACGGTGAAACCCTCGACATTATCAACCCCGCCAACGGAAAAATTCTCACCAACATCCCAAACGCCACAGCTGCCGACGTCGACCGCGCGGTGCAGGCCGCACAGCGCGCCTTCATGACCTGGCGTACCACCTCACCTGCGGAACGCGCCAATGCGTTGTTGAAGATCGCCGACCTGCTGGAAGCCGATGCCGATCGGTTCGCCGTTCTGGAAACCCTTGATGTAGGTAAACCCATTCGTGAAAGTCGCTCCGTCGACATCCCGCTGGCAATTGATCACTTCCGCTACTTCGCCGGCGTAATCCGCAGCCAATCGGATGAGGCGGTCATGCTGGATGAGCAAACACTCAGCATCGCTCTCAGTGAACCCCTCGGAGTTGTGGGCCAAGTGATTCCGTGGAACTTCCCGCTGCTTATGGCCGCCTGGAAGATCGCTCCGGCCATCGCAGCGGGTAACACCGTAGTCATCAAACCTTCCGAGCTGACCCCGGTAACCATCCTCGAACTGGCGAAGATCTTCGCTAAGGTACTTCCAGCCGGCGTGGTCAACATCGTCACAGGCTTAGGCACCACAGTTGGGCAGGCGTTACTGGATCATCCGGACCTGCGCAAGCTTGCCTTTACCGGCTCGACGCGTGTCGGCGAACTCGTCGCCAATGCGGCAGCGAAGAAAATCATTCCCGCCACCCTTGAACTGGGCGGCAAGTCGGCCAACATCGTTTTCCCCGATGCGAACTGGGACAAGGCCGTGGAAGGCGCAGTCCTCGCCATCCTGTGGAACCAAGGCCAAGTCTGCGAATCCGGCGCACGGCTGTTCGTTCACGAATCCATCTACGAACGATTCCTAGCTGAGCTCAAGCATAAGTTCGAAGCTGTGCGTGTGGGTGACCCACTGAACCCGGACACCATGATGGGTGCACAGGTCAGCAAGTCCCAGATGGAACGGATCCTCGGCTACGTCGATATCGCTAAACAGGAAGGCGCTGAGGTACTGATCGGCGGCGGTCGTCTCACAGGTGCCAATTACGATGCCGGCTTCTTCATCCAGCCAACGATTCTGGTCGGTGTTCGCAACGATATGCGCGTCGCCTACGAGGAAATTTTCGGCCCTGTTCTGTGCGTCATTCCTTTCAAGGATGAAGCGGAGGTCATCGCCATGGCCAACGACTCCGAGTACGGCCTAGCCGGTGCAGTCTGGACCCAAGACATCAACCGGGCGTTACGTGTGGCACGCGCGGTGGAAACCGGACGTATGTGGGTAAATACCTACCATGAGATCCCTGCCCATGCCCCCTTTGGTGGCTATAAGAAATCTGGCCTAGGACGGGAAACTCACAAGTCAATGCTGGAAGCCTACAGCCAGAAGAAGAACATCTACGTCAGCCTCAACGAAGCACCGCTCGGGCTCTTCTGA
- a CDS encoding LLM class oxidoreductase produces MYQPSTIPYQEHRGFKRTFRQGHLSLGLFFPLEAFEGDTPSMLDQVALAKRAEALGFSAIWFRDVPLRDPSFGDVGQVFDPWVYLGYMAAHTTKIALGTASIALTLRNPLHTAKAAASIDQLSGGRLLLGVASGDRPVEFPAFSVDPEQRGETFQENLNVIRQAHRTHFEPIRWSHGELLGADLVPKPTTREIPLFVTGHSRQPLDWIARESHGWINYPRPPKMQQLIVEDWRQETAKQCGTIYKPFLQSLYIDLDEHPSTPPSPIHLGFRLGRNHLRALLDTLQEIGVDHVILNLKYGKRPAAEVIEELGKHIVPQFGAQVPDSPT; encoded by the coding sequence ATGTACCAACCGAGCACGATCCCCTACCAAGAGCATAGGGGATTCAAACGAACCTTCAGGCAGGGTCATCTAAGCCTTGGGCTGTTCTTTCCCCTGGAGGCTTTCGAAGGTGATACACCGAGCATGTTAGATCAGGTCGCGCTGGCCAAACGTGCAGAGGCACTTGGTTTTTCGGCGATCTGGTTTCGCGACGTGCCGCTCAGGGACCCAAGCTTCGGCGATGTCGGCCAGGTTTTCGACCCTTGGGTGTATCTGGGCTACATGGCAGCCCATACAACAAAAATCGCACTAGGCACCGCCTCCATCGCCCTTACTTTGCGTAATCCCTTGCACACGGCAAAGGCCGCAGCGAGCATTGATCAGTTGAGCGGAGGTCGCTTGCTCCTGGGAGTAGCCTCTGGCGATCGTCCCGTGGAGTTTCCCGCATTCAGCGTTGATCCAGAACAGCGTGGCGAGACCTTTCAAGAAAACCTCAATGTGATACGCCAAGCCCATCGAACACACTTCGAGCCCATTCGCTGGAGTCACGGCGAGTTACTGGGGGCCGATCTCGTTCCCAAACCTACGACTCGGGAAATACCGCTATTCGTAACCGGACACAGCCGCCAGCCGCTCGATTGGATCGCGCGTGAAAGCCATGGATGGATCAACTATCCACGTCCGCCAAAAATGCAGCAACTCATCGTGGAAGATTGGCGACAGGAAACGGCTAAACAATGTGGCACTATCTACAAGCCGTTCTTGCAATCGCTGTATATCGACCTGGACGAACACCCATCCACGCCGCCCTCGCCTATCCATCTAGGATTCCGACTGGGACGTAACCACCTGCGGGCCTTGCTGGATACACTTCAGGAAATCGGTGTAGATCACGTCATCCTGAACCTCAAGTATGGTAAACGCCCCGCAGCAGAGGTTATCGAGGAACTTGGCAAACATATCGTCCCGCAATTCGGCGCACAGGTGCCCGATAGTCCTACCTGA
- a CDS encoding excinuclease ABC subunit UvrA produces the protein MPNNSFGESSCTAAASGLVQVRGARENNLKEVDVSIPRNALVVFSGVSGSGKSSLAFGTIYAEAQRRYFESVAPYARRLIDQAGVPDVDAIDGLPPAVALQQQRGSSNARSSVGSVTTLSSLVRMMYSRAGAYPANQPMLYAEDFSPNTPQGACPTCHGLGHVYEVTEAIMVPDPSLSIRERAIASWPPAWQGQNLRDILVSMGYDVDRPWKDLPKKDREWILFTEETPTVPVYAGFTPAETRTALKRKMEPSYMGTFTGARRYVLHTFANTQSALMRKRVSRFMEGKPCPTCHGKRLKPEALSVTFAGVDIGAFMQMPLDHLAALLEPIAQGDFRAHAAGAATDKEATRRERAERAATGRAVHAVSPDVRRTSALSEEKRLAAQRLAGGVMARLRQLRGLGLGYLTLDRATPTLSAGELQRLRLATQLSSLLFGVVYVLDEPSVGLHPSDSQALYDALDRLRDAGNSVFVVEHDLDLMRRAQWLVDVGPDAGERGGRVLYSGEPDGLRKIAESRTARYLFDEIPAPGSRAREATGWLELQGIHRHNLHGVDARIPLGVLTAVTGISGSGKSSLVAQALPELVLLHLGHEPEVDAAESATSEGPAVVEATGGHLAGDVDAIQRLVQVDQKPIGRTPRSNLATYTGLFDHVRKLFAATPDARRRRYDAGRFSFNVAKGRCETCEGEGFVSVELLFMPSVYAPCPTCHGARYNEATLKVQWNGRNIAEVLQMTVDDASEFFAGEDAVARPLQLLRDIGLGYLRLGQPATELSGGEAQRIKLATELQRSQRGRSLYVLDEPTTGLHASDADRLLVQLQRLVDASNTVVMIEHDMRAVAQADWVIDVGPGAGAAGGSIVVAGSPQQVARKSGSRTAPFLARELARVE, from the coding sequence ATGCCAAACAATTCTTTCGGTGAATCCTCTTGTACCGCTGCGGCCAGCGGCCTCGTGCAGGTGCGTGGCGCGCGCGAGAACAACCTCAAAGAGGTGGACGTCTCCATCCCGCGGAATGCGCTGGTGGTGTTCTCGGGTGTCTCCGGCTCCGGGAAGTCCTCGCTGGCCTTCGGCACCATCTATGCCGAGGCGCAGCGACGCTACTTTGAGTCGGTGGCCCCCTATGCACGGCGCCTGATCGACCAGGCGGGCGTGCCGGACGTAGATGCGATCGACGGCCTGCCACCAGCGGTGGCGCTGCAGCAGCAGCGGGGGTCCAGCAATGCGCGTTCCTCCGTGGGCAGTGTGACCACCCTGTCCAGCCTGGTGCGGATGATGTATTCGCGCGCCGGCGCCTATCCCGCCAACCAGCCGATGCTGTACGCCGAGGATTTTTCGCCGAACACGCCGCAGGGGGCGTGCCCGACCTGCCACGGCTTGGGTCATGTGTACGAGGTGACCGAGGCGATCATGGTGCCCGACCCCTCCCTGAGCATCCGTGAGCGGGCGATTGCTTCCTGGCCACCCGCCTGGCAGGGCCAGAACCTGCGCGACATCCTGGTCAGCATGGGCTACGACGTTGACCGGCCGTGGAAGGACCTGCCGAAAAAGGATCGCGAGTGGATTCTGTTCACCGAGGAAACACCAACGGTGCCGGTGTACGCCGGTTTCACGCCTGCCGAAACCCGCACCGCGCTCAAACGCAAGATGGAGCCGAGCTACATGGGCACCTTCACCGGCGCCCGGCGGTATGTGTTGCACACCTTCGCCAATACCCAGAGCGCGCTGATGAGAAAGCGCGTATCCCGGTTCATGGAGGGCAAGCCGTGCCCCACCTGCCACGGCAAGAGGCTCAAGCCCGAAGCGCTGTCGGTCACCTTCGCTGGGGTGGACATCGGCGCGTTTATGCAGATGCCGCTGGACCACTTGGCGGCATTGCTCGAACCCATCGCACAGGGCGATTTCCGCGCCCATGCAGCGGGTGCGGCTACGGACAAGGAAGCGACCCGGCGTGAGCGTGCCGAACGCGCTGCCACCGGCCGTGCGGTCCATGCGGTATCGCCCGACGTGCGCCGTACCTCCGCGCTGTCGGAAGAAAAGCGCCTCGCCGCACAGCGCCTGGCTGGAGGCGTGATGGCGCGCCTGCGCCAACTGCGCGGGCTAGGCCTGGGCTACCTGACGCTGGACCGGGCCACGCCGACGCTTTCGGCCGGCGAGTTGCAACGCTTGCGGTTGGCCACGCAATTAAGTTCCCTGCTGTTCGGCGTCGTGTACGTACTCGACGAACCCTCGGTGGGCCTGCATCCCTCCGACAGCCAGGCCCTGTACGATGCACTCGACCGGCTGCGCGACGCGGGCAACTCGGTGTTTGTGGTGGAGCACGACCTGGACCTGATGCGCCGCGCGCAATGGCTCGTGGATGTCGGGCCGGATGCCGGGGAGCGTGGCGGCCGCGTGCTCTACAGCGGCGAGCCGGATGGCCTGCGCAAGATTGCCGAATCGCGTACTGCACGTTACCTGTTCGACGAAATTCCCGCACCCGGAAGCCGAGCACGCGAAGCGACCGGCTGGTTGGAGCTGCAGGGCATCCACCGCCATAACCTGCATGGCGTGGATGCGCGCATTCCGCTGGGCGTGCTGACAGCCGTTACCGGCATCTCTGGCTCCGGCAAATCCAGCCTCGTCGCGCAGGCCCTGCCGGAATTGGTGCTGCTGCACCTGGGCCACGAGCCTGAAGTCGATGCCGCCGAAAGCGCCACCAGCGAAGGGCCGGCAGTGGTCGAAGCGACCGGCGGCCATCTGGCGGGCGACGTGGACGCCATACAGCGCCTGGTGCAGGTGGACCAGAAGCCGATCGGGCGCACGCCGCGGTCGAACCTGGCTACCTACACGGGTCTGTTCGACCATGTGCGCAAGCTGTTCGCCGCCACGCCCGATGCTCGACGCCGCCGCTATGATGCCGGACGGTTCTCGTTCAACGTCGCCAAGGGGCGCTGCGAGACTTGCGAGGGCGAGGGTTTCGTTAGCGTGGAACTGCTGTTCATGCCCAGCGTGTACGCGCCGTGCCCGACCTGCCATGGCGCGCGCTACAACGAGGCCACGCTGAAGGTGCAGTGGAACGGGCGCAACATCGCCGAGGTGCTGCAGATGACCGTGGACGATGCCAGCGAATTCTTCGCGGGTGAAGACGCGGTGGCAAGGCCCCTGCAACTGCTGCGCGACATCGGACTGGGCTATCTGCGCCTGGGGCAACCGGCCACTGAGCTTTCCGGTGGCGAGGCGCAGCGCATCAAGCTGGCGACCGAGCTTCAGCGCAGCCAGCGCGGCCGAAGCCTGTACGTGCTCGACGAGCCGACCACCGGGCTGCACGCGTCGGATGCCGACCGGCTGCTGGTGCAGTTGCAGCGCCTGGTCGATGCCAGCAATACCGTAGTGATGATCGAGCACGACATGCGTGCGGTGGCCCAAGCCGACTGGGTGATCGACGTAGGGCCAGGCGCGGGCGCTGCCGGCGGCAGCATCGTGGTGGCGGGTTCCCCTCAGCAGGTGGCCCGAAAGTCTGGCAGCCGAACCGCTCCGTTCCTTGCACGGGAGTTGGCGCGGGTCGAGTAG
- a CDS encoding helix-turn-helix transcriptional regulator, translating to MIIDVNEALKALANPTRLAILNWLKDPRTVFPEQEVDPETVGVCVSIIQERTGLSQSTTSLYLAALQRAQLVTSQRIGPWTYYKRHDENIDAFFKALQERI from the coding sequence ATGATTATTGACGTCAACGAAGCCCTGAAAGCATTGGCGAACCCGACGCGCCTTGCCATCCTCAATTGGCTCAAGGATCCCAGGACAGTCTTTCCCGAGCAGGAAGTCGACCCAGAAACGGTAGGCGTGTGCGTCAGTATCATCCAAGAGCGCACGGGCCTCTCGCAGTCAACGACATCGCTTTATCTCGCAGCTCTACAGCGCGCGCAATTGGTGACATCGCAGCGGATCGGCCCCTGGACCTACTACAAACGCCACGATGAGAATATCGATGCCTTCTTCAAGGCGCTGCAAGAAAGAATCTAG
- a CDS encoding glutathione-independent formaldehyde dehydrogenase yields the protein MKAIVYNGPRDVSVQNVPDAKIERPTDALVRVTSTNICGSDLHMYEGRTTFETGRVFGHENLGEVVEVGAGVERVKVGDMVCLPFNIGCGFCENCEKGLTGYCLTANPGSAGAAYGFAEMGAYDGGQAELLRVPFADFNCLVLPEDAKEREDDYVMLSDIFPTGWHATRLAGLQPGESIAIYGAGPVGLMAAHSALIQGASQVFVIDDQPDRLKLAAQMGATPINSVEQKAVDEILNYTDGKGTDRGCECVGYQCCDKHGHEVNHLTMNNLVASTKATGGIGVVGLFVPQDPGAKNELAKEGKMAFDFGSFWFKGQKIGTGQANVKAYNRQLAELIHHGRAAPSQIVSHRLKLDDGPSAYKHFDARDKGWTKVVMKPAA from the coding sequence ATGAAAGCAATCGTCTACAACGGCCCGCGTGACGTCAGCGTCCAGAACGTCCCAGATGCGAAGATCGAGAGACCAACGGATGCTCTCGTTCGAGTCACATCCACGAATATTTGTGGTTCCGATCTGCACATGTACGAAGGCAGAACCACCTTCGAGACGGGTCGAGTCTTCGGTCACGAGAACCTCGGTGAGGTGGTCGAGGTAGGTGCAGGAGTTGAGCGCGTTAAGGTTGGAGACATGGTCTGCTTGCCCTTCAACATCGGCTGTGGTTTTTGTGAAAACTGCGAGAAAGGACTTACCGGCTATTGCTTGACCGCCAATCCAGGCAGCGCTGGTGCCGCCTACGGCTTTGCAGAGATGGGCGCTTATGACGGTGGCCAGGCCGAGCTGCTGCGAGTTCCCTTCGCGGACTTCAACTGTCTCGTGCTGCCTGAGGATGCGAAGGAGCGCGAGGACGACTACGTCATGCTCTCCGACATTTTCCCCACGGGATGGCACGCAACAAGGCTGGCGGGGCTGCAACCAGGCGAGTCCATTGCCATCTACGGCGCAGGCCCGGTCGGCTTGATGGCGGCGCACTCCGCGCTTATCCAAGGCGCTTCGCAGGTCTTCGTAATAGACGATCAACCAGACCGCTTGAAACTGGCTGCCCAGATGGGGGCCACGCCAATCAATTCCGTCGAGCAGAAGGCTGTCGATGAAATCCTGAATTACACCGATGGTAAAGGCACGGATCGTGGGTGCGAATGCGTGGGCTACCAGTGCTGCGACAAACATGGCCACGAGGTGAATCACCTGACCATGAACAACCTCGTCGCCTCGACCAAGGCAACCGGTGGTATCGGAGTAGTCGGGCTATTCGTTCCCCAAGATCCGGGTGCCAAGAACGAGTTAGCCAAAGAAGGGAAGATGGCTTTCGACTTCGGTTCCTTCTGGTTCAAAGGGCAGAAAATCGGCACCGGGCAAGCCAACGTCAAGGCGTACAACCGCCAGTTGGCTGAGCTAATTCATCACGGGCGTGCCGCACCCTCGCAGATCGTTTCCCATCGATTGAAGCTGGATGATGGCCCAAGTGCTTATAAGCACTTCGATGCACGAGACAAGGGGTGGACGAAGGTTGTGATGAAGCCTGCGGCTTAG
- a CDS encoding alkene reductase, which yields MTHSELFKTTQLGPYTLKNRIVLPPLTRSRSSQPGNIANDLMATYYRQRSGAGFMVTEGTQIEPRGQGYAWTPGIHSPEQIQGWRKVTDAVHAEGGVIFAQLWHVGRVSHTSLQPGGEAPVAPSAIRADNVKVFIETGPGTGTLADPSTPRALSTKEVKELVELYAQAARNALDAGFDGVELHCANGYLVNQFISAHTNQRDDEYGGSLQNRLRFLREITLAVAGVVGKERVGVRFAPLFATTDEDRVYLGLVEEDPHQTYIEAVKILEEVGIAYLSLAEADWENAPELPETFREAVRKTFSGKIIYAGKYTAERGNRVIKAGWGDLIAFGRPFIANPDLPARIANNWPLNPVDPSSMYGGTDKGYTDYPTYKS from the coding sequence ATGACACACTCAGAACTTTTTAAAACCACTCAGCTGGGCCCATACACCCTCAAGAACCGTATCGTTCTGCCGCCACTGACGCGTTCACGCAGCTCCCAACCCGGCAATATTGCGAACGACCTAATGGCCACATATTACCGTCAGCGCAGCGGTGCTGGCTTCATGGTGACCGAGGGCACACAGATCGAACCCCGAGGACAGGGTTATGCCTGGACACCTGGCATTCATAGTCCGGAACAGATACAAGGCTGGCGTAAGGTCACCGACGCTGTTCACGCCGAAGGGGGGGTGATCTTTGCTCAACTTTGGCATGTGGGCCGCGTGTCGCACACGTCGCTGCAACCCGGTGGTGAAGCGCCCGTCGCGCCATCAGCCATCCGCGCGGACAACGTCAAGGTGTTCATCGAAACTGGCCCCGGCACGGGTACACTGGCCGACCCTTCGACCCCACGAGCCCTGTCCACCAAGGAGGTAAAGGAACTGGTTGAGCTCTACGCCCAAGCAGCCCGAAATGCTTTGGACGCAGGTTTTGACGGGGTGGAGCTTCACTGCGCGAATGGGTACCTGGTAAACCAGTTCATTTCGGCGCATACCAACCAGCGTGATGATGAATATGGCGGTTCGCTGCAGAACCGTCTTCGCTTCCTGCGCGAAATCACCCTCGCCGTTGCTGGTGTCGTCGGCAAGGAGCGCGTTGGCGTTCGCTTCGCCCCGCTGTTCGCGACCACAGACGAAGACCGCGTCTACCTTGGCCTGGTCGAAGAAGATCCTCACCAAACCTACATCGAGGCAGTGAAGATCCTCGAGGAAGTAGGCATTGCCTACCTGTCGCTCGCCGAAGCCGATTGGGAAAACGCACCCGAGCTGCCTGAGACGTTCCGGGAAGCTGTTCGTAAGACCTTCAGCGGCAAGATTATCTATGCCGGCAAGTACACCGCTGAACGAGGAAATCGCGTGATAAAAGCTGGCTGGGGCGACCTGATCGCTTTTGGCCGCCCCTTCATTGCGAACCCCGACCTGCCCGCTCGTATCGCCAACAACTGGCCGCTTAACCCAGTTGATCCAAGCAGCATGTACGGCGGTACCGATAAGGGCTACACCGACTACCCGACTTACAAATCCTAA